In one Gracilinanus agilis isolate LMUSP501 chromosome 6, AgileGrace, whole genome shotgun sequence genomic region, the following are encoded:
- the LOC123252606 gene encoding vomeronasal type-1 receptor 1-like, producing MITYSGILGIIYLQVTGVGFLGNCILLFQNIFDFIFIHRTRPKNLIIIQLAFSNAMLLLFRGIQNTTRLWMMKCFLEELGIRIIAYMQTTVQGLSLGSTCILSAFQAITISPNNSISLQLKIRAPKCIITCILLCWIFNLLLYIIILLYHNDGKNNTDNNYGCNIVFKILDMYKNHIKNTILIYVKDAMCVCVITSSSAYMILILCKHKRHMKHIHSNSLSIKISPETRATKAILLLLGTFALFNIFGPIFILYIIYFKYINNWVMHALIFLSLGYPTLSPFILISIHNQIPRICAY from the coding sequence ATGATAACTTATAGTGGAATTCTGGGGATAATATACCTGCAAGTAACTGGAGTTGGATTCCTAGGGAACTGTATCCTCTTATTCCAAAAcatctttgatttcatctttattCATAGGACTAGACCTAAAAATCTAATTATTATCCAATTGGCCTTTTCCAATGCCATGTTGCTTCTTTTCAGGGGAATACAAAATACAACAAGGCTTTGGATGATGAAGTGTTTCCTGGAAGAGCTTGGAATCAGAATCATAGCATATATGCAGACAACAGTCCAGGGTCTGTCTCTGGGTAGCACTTGCATCTTGAGTGCATTCCAAGCCATCACTATTAGTCCAAACAATTCCATAAGTTTACAGCTCAAAATAAGAGCACCAAAGTGCATCATTACATGcattcttctttgctggatcttcaatttacttttatatattattatacttcTATATCATAATGATGGAAAGAATAATACCGATAATAACTATGGATGCAACATTGTGTTTAAAATTCTGGATATGTATAAGAATCACATAAAAAATACCATCCTAATATATGTCAAAGatgctatgtgtgtgtgtgtcataaCTTCTTCTAGTGCCTATATGATATTAATCCTATGTAAGCATAAAAGACATATGAAACATATTCATAGTAATAGCCTCTCCATAAAAATATCTCCTGAAACCAGAGCCACCAAAGCTATCCTACTTCTACTAGGCACATTTGCTTTGTTTAACATATTTGGTcccatttttattctatatatcatctattttaaatacataaacaaCTGGGTAATGCATGccttaatctttctctctctggggtATCCAACACTCAGTCCTTTTATTCTGATCAGTATTCATAACCAAATTCCCAGGATTTGTGCTTATTGA